A genomic stretch from Tepidisphaeraceae bacterium includes:
- a CDS encoding glycosyltransferase family 61 protein yields the protein MGLFERITPRLYALVKRNRRLRNALMPVWQFSAKATTRTRSLLSREEVLPPPQSFAETTADWVAAVNAASPEGERRYTYLPLHDPVTVERTPPKTIDPEVHWKFRVHRTRTLPARFVALIEDGRVYGEGNVITPDDQLLADVSRTTAGGQFADTDKHPIFTKKLLPPLRKVKGNVAVLSALHGRGYYHWMFDVLPRLQLLTEAGFTGDSVDRYLVNNYVSRFHIETLNILGIPREKVLESHWNPHIRAEQLIVPSLVGDTGHIPAYACDFLRNTFLPKVSADVPDSPKRLYFNRGQVTHRKVTNEAAVVELLGRHGFKSITLEDLPLMEQIKLMANADVVVVPHGAGLTNIVFCKPGTKVIEFLSPVAVNVMYWTLCNQVGLEYHYLLAEGERPPEPIDPHQNHENMTINLAGLADLLKVAGVD from the coding sequence ATGGGCCTGTTTGAACGCATTACCCCTCGACTGTACGCGCTGGTCAAGCGCAACCGTCGGTTGCGCAACGCGCTGATGCCGGTCTGGCAGTTTTCGGCCAAGGCGACGACGCGGACCCGAAGCCTGCTGAGCCGAGAAGAGGTGCTGCCACCCCCGCAGAGTTTCGCCGAGACGACCGCCGATTGGGTGGCCGCGGTCAACGCCGCTTCACCGGAGGGGGAGCGACGGTACACGTACCTGCCACTGCACGACCCGGTCACCGTCGAGCGCACGCCCCCGAAGACGATCGACCCCGAGGTGCACTGGAAGTTCCGGGTTCACCGGACGCGCACGCTGCCCGCACGCTTCGTCGCCTTGATCGAGGACGGGCGCGTGTACGGCGAGGGGAACGTCATCACGCCCGACGACCAGCTGCTCGCGGACGTCTCGCGCACCACCGCTGGCGGTCAGTTCGCCGACACCGACAAGCACCCGATCTTCACGAAGAAACTGCTGCCGCCCCTGCGCAAGGTAAAGGGGAACGTCGCGGTGCTTTCGGCGTTGCACGGGCGCGGGTACTACCACTGGATGTTCGACGTGCTGCCCCGGCTGCAATTGCTGACGGAGGCCGGCTTTACCGGCGACTCGGTCGACCGGTACCTGGTCAACAACTACGTGTCGCGCTTCCACATCGAGACGCTGAACATCCTCGGCATTCCGCGCGAGAAGGTGCTGGAGAGCCACTGGAACCCGCACATCCGCGCCGAGCAGCTGATCGTGCCGTCGCTCGTGGGCGACACCGGTCACATTCCCGCTTACGCGTGCGACTTCCTGCGCAACACCTTTTTGCCGAAGGTGTCGGCCGACGTGCCCGACAGCCCCAAGCGCCTGTACTTCAACCGTGGTCAGGTGACGCACCGCAAGGTGACCAACGAGGCCGCGGTCGTCGAACTGCTCGGCCGGCATGGGTTCAAGAGCATCACGCTGGAGGACCTGCCCCTGATGGAGCAGATCAAGCTGATGGCCAACGCCGACGTGGTCGTGGTGCCGCACGGTGCGGGGCTGACGAACATCGTCTTCTGCAAGCCGGGCACGAAGGTGATCGAGTTCCTGTCGCCCGTGGCCGTCAACGTGATGTACTGGACGCTGTGCAACCAGGTCGGCCTAGAATACCACTACCTGCTGGCCGAGGGCGAACGCCCACCGGAGCCGATCGACCCGCATCAGAACCACGAGAACATGACGATCAACCTCGCGGGGCTGGCCGACCTGCTGAAGGTGGCGGGGGTGGACTAA
- a CDS encoding glycosyltransferase family 61 protein, with the protein MGLFDQLSPKLYSLVKRNRQLRNAVMPLWQLMARAFVKGRSILNRDVELPAPTGICTSTEQWVQSALARDPAARHSFQLLHPATEIRRALPKTIEKTVHWRFRAGEVTTQPATFVATIEQGRAYNEGAVITPDDQLLADVSWMIVAGEYSKDASDHAVFKNRRLPPLHKVDGRVAVLSATSGRGYYHWMFDVLPRLHLLREAGISLDSIDRFLVNNYVSRFHIETLSILGIPRGKIMESHWNPHVKADQLIVPSLVGDTGYVPVYACEFLRDTFLPKVPIDGAARPKRLYFNRTQVTHRRVTNETEVIDLLGRHGFESITLENLPLTEQIALLAGAEVVVVPHGAGLTNIVFCKPGTKIIELLSPNAVNVMYWTISNQVGLDYYYVLSDGARAPEFVNPYNNNDDLRISLTDLSDVLEMAGLDRQSTAIVGQTLRGSA; encoded by the coding sequence ATGGGCTTATTCGATCAACTTAGTCCAAAACTCTACAGCCTGGTCAAGCGGAATCGACAGCTGCGCAATGCCGTGATGCCCCTCTGGCAGTTGATGGCGAGGGCCTTCGTCAAAGGGCGAAGCATCCTCAATCGTGACGTGGAACTGCCGGCACCGACCGGCATCTGCACCTCGACCGAGCAGTGGGTTCAATCCGCCCTGGCGCGCGATCCCGCGGCGCGTCATTCGTTCCAACTGCTTCACCCCGCGACCGAGATCCGGCGGGCGCTGCCGAAGACGATCGAGAAGACCGTCCACTGGCGATTCCGCGCCGGTGAGGTGACGACCCAACCGGCGACCTTCGTGGCGACGATCGAGCAGGGCCGGGCCTATAACGAGGGCGCGGTCATCACGCCCGACGATCAATTGCTCGCCGACGTCTCCTGGATGATCGTGGCCGGTGAGTACAGCAAGGACGCGAGCGATCACGCCGTCTTCAAGAACCGCAGGTTGCCGCCGCTTCACAAGGTAGATGGGCGGGTCGCGGTCCTCTCGGCGACCAGTGGTCGGGGGTATTACCATTGGATGTTCGACGTGTTACCGCGCCTTCATCTGCTGCGCGAGGCCGGCATTTCGCTGGATTCGATCGACCGGTTCCTCGTCAACAACTACGTGTCGCGCTTCCACATCGAGACGCTGAGCATCCTCGGCATTCCGCGGGGCAAGATCATGGAAAGCCACTGGAACCCGCACGTTAAGGCGGACCAGCTGATCGTGCCCTCGCTCGTCGGCGACACGGGGTACGTGCCGGTGTACGCGTGCGAATTCCTGCGTGACACGTTCCTTCCCAAGGTGCCGATCGACGGTGCCGCGCGGCCCAAGCGGCTCTATTTTAACCGTACGCAGGTCACGCATCGGCGGGTGACGAACGAGACTGAGGTCATCGACCTGCTCGGGCGACATGGCTTCGAAAGCATCACGCTCGAGAACCTGCCGCTGACGGAGCAGATCGCGTTGCTGGCGGGCGCCGAGGTGGTCGTGGTGCCCCACGGCGCTGGCCTGACGAATATCGTCTTCTGCAAGCCGGGGACGAAGATCATCGAACTGCTGTCGCCGAACGCGGTCAACGTGATGTACTGGACGATCAGCAATCAGGTGGGGCTCGACTATTATTACGTCTTGTCCGACGGCGCCCGCGCACCGGAGTTCGTAAATCCATATAATAACAACGACGACCTGCGCATCAGCTTGACGGACCTGAGCGACGTCCTGGAAATGGCGGGGTTGGACCGGCAGTCGACGGCGATAGTTGGCCAGACGTTGCGCGGCAGCGCGTGA
- a CDS encoding glycogen-binding domain-containing protein, whose product MTTITSDGRIEFRFYRPGVREVRIMGDFNAPRPVDPIAMRHEGNGWWSAVATIAAGDYRFRYLADGQAFVDYAATGVEQTKMGWNSILTVPKLEPTHQNIKAKQVA is encoded by the coding sequence ATGACGACAATAACGAGCGACGGCCGGATCGAATTCCGGTTCTACCGGCCGGGCGTTCGGGAAGTTCGCATCATGGGTGACTTCAACGCACCGCGACCGGTCGATCCGATCGCGATGCGGCACGAGGGCAACGGTTGGTGGTCGGCGGTGGCGACAATCGCCGCGGGTGATTACCGCTTCCGATACCTTGCCGACGGGCAGGCCTTCGTTGATTACGCCGCCACCGGGGTCGAGCAGACGAAAATGGGCTGGAACAGCATTTTGACCGTTCCCAAACTGGAGCCGACTCACCAAAACATAAAGGCGAAGCAGGTCGCCTGA
- a CDS encoding rhodanese-like domain-containing protein, with translation MAKSHSPRFLKLAEEAKQSVREVSPTEVKRMLDTGDRFHLIDVREDHEWAVGHLPQARHLGRGILERDIEKAVPDERDPIVLYCGGGYRSAMAAMNLARMGYTNVLSMQGGFSGWEEAGLDVSR, from the coding sequence ATGGCCAAGTCGCACTCCCCCCGGTTTCTCAAGCTTGCCGAGGAGGCAAAGCAGAGCGTACGCGAGGTATCACCGACCGAGGTAAAGCGAATGCTGGACACCGGCGATCGGTTCCACCTGATCGACGTTCGCGAGGACCACGAGTGGGCCGTCGGTCACCTGCCGCAGGCAAGGCACCTGGGGCGCGGCATTCTGGAACGCGACATCGAGAAGGCCGTCCCCGACGAGCGCGACCCGATCGTGCTGTACTGCGGCGGTGGATACCGATCCGCGATGGCGGCGATGAACCTGGCGCGCATGGGTTACACGAACGTCCTGTCCATGCAGGGCGGCTTCAGTGGTTGGGAAGAGGCCGGGCTTGACGTGTCACGTTAG
- a CDS encoding PilZ domain-containing protein: MDAAITTQPDAAPAATGASVNRRRTFRVPADGLTMKAWRMDPHERLIDRPLPSRRIVMSTIDLGRYGAGVVVPVSGPVLPVSINSPTPPALGDRWRLEVPLDTAHTTIMLEGRVASVVPRDDGQLRIGLAFREALSETQVRRINTAMDKLLATLQRVQLRRLRENVA, from the coding sequence ATGGATGCTGCGATCACCACCCAACCCGACGCGGCGCCGGCGGCGACCGGCGCGTCGGTGAACCGCCGGCGAACCTTCCGCGTGCCGGCCGACGGGCTCACGATGAAGGCGTGGCGGATGGACCCGCACGAGCGCCTGATCGACCGTCCCCTGCCCAGCCGGCGCATCGTGATGTCGACGATCGACCTCGGCCGGTACGGCGCCGGTGTGGTCGTGCCGGTCAGTGGCCCTGTCCTGCCCGTATCGATCAATTCGCCGACCCCACCCGCCCTCGGCGACCGCTGGCGACTAGAAGTACCGCTGGACACCGCACATACGACGATTATGCTGGAAGGACGCGTCGCGTCCGTCGTGCCGCGCGACGATGGTCAGTTGCGCATCGGGTTGGCCTTTCGCGAGGCGCTGTCCGAAACGCAGGTCCGCCGGATCAACACTGCCATGGATAAGCTGCTGGCCACCCTTCAGCGGGTCCAATTGCGTCGCTTACGGGAGAATGTGGCATAA
- a CDS encoding helix-turn-helix transcriptional regulator: MALDLETRLGGWTDIATYPPGATFGPRVMREYELVWMIEGDAQYFHDDHEVAAPQGSVVLCRPGITDSFRWDPARRTRHAYVHFHVDRYPPAWPSPAQWPVVRAFTDAHIVPPMFRHLLAWHERGDPTLVQLTLNHLLATFVTGEATTADVPHDALPDPVERAMTFLYTALDRNLAAPIEFDALVEASCVTGPHLCRLFKSATGHSPAETVRLARLDRSLELVVRSNFSVKQIAATCGFATPFHFTRLFTRAFGAAPAVLRKRIEAGQSPPLSRLLKYWNGTHRVSGETPKNQ; encoded by the coding sequence ATGGCGCTCGATTTAGAGACGCGGCTCGGAGGCTGGACGGACATTGCCACGTACCCACCGGGCGCGACTTTCGGCCCACGGGTGATGCGCGAATACGAACTGGTCTGGATGATCGAGGGGGACGCCCAGTATTTTCACGACGACCACGAGGTGGCCGCGCCACAGGGGAGCGTCGTCTTGTGCCGCCCGGGGATTACCGACTCGTTCCGTTGGGACCCTGCCCGCCGAACGCGTCACGCGTACGTGCACTTTCACGTCGACCGGTACCCGCCGGCTTGGCCGTCCCCCGCCCAATGGCCGGTCGTGCGTGCCTTCACCGACGCGCATATCGTGCCCCCTATGTTCCGCCACCTGCTGGCGTGGCACGAGCGTGGCGATCCCACGCTGGTCCAGCTGACGCTGAACCACCTGCTGGCCACGTTCGTTACCGGCGAGGCGACCACCGCTGACGTTCCGCACGACGCCCTGCCCGACCCGGTCGAGCGTGCGATGACGTTCCTGTACACCGCCCTCGATCGTAACCTGGCCGCGCCAATTGAGTTCGACGCATTGGTGGAGGCCAGCTGCGTCACCGGGCCGCACCTCTGCCGACTGTTCAAGAGCGCTACCGGTCACTCCCCCGCCGAGACGGTTCGTCTGGCTAGACTGGATCGCTCGCTGGAACTGGTGGTTCGCAGCAACTTCTCGGTCAAGCAGATCGCCGCCACGTGCGGATTTGCCACACCGTTCCACTTCACGCGACTGTTCACCCGCGCATTCGGCGCGGCCCCGGCGGTGCTGCGCAAGCGCATCGAGGCCGGGCAGTCGCCACCCCTGAGCCGTCTGCTGAAGTATTGGAATGGCACGCATCGGGTCAGCGGCGAAACGCCGAAAAATCAATAG
- a CDS encoding phytanoyl-CoA dioxygenase family protein: MVATAPINNVQLDRYQVSIAQYINFRRDGFLIVRDLVSPAEIAELRQHTEDLMQGRLPEQQVTARHLDSSSGTVTVNDFGAPPAHLSPAEKANFFLRIHMLHRQLELHERFMLHPRVLDVLEVLIGPDLLALQTMLFLKPAGSAGQGWHQDSYYIPTHPDTLCGAWIAIDDCDERNGAMWFAKGSGNEPVYPPCPEVGYGFGEKLLSDIRYINGASNTDDTKNALSPIADRYDQVLAPMKAGDVAFFNGHVLHRSKQNWSTDRFRRSFVSHYCNARSFTYWGSDESQPNKGKDPVTGGVNASHILARGNTHLPFAVPKFGTPCAALQPADERSRASEFAARTIASMNNGLMGCAIADPTVEHDHHDDDDADAKAPSMGGTMGGGMGGTMGGGMGGGMGMGGVK, translated from the coding sequence ATGGTCGCCACCGCACCCATCAACAACGTGCAGCTGGATCGTTATCAGGTTTCGATTGCCCAGTACATCAACTTCCGCCGCGACGGGTTCCTGATCGTGCGCGACCTCGTGTCGCCGGCTGAGATTGCCGAACTGCGGCAGCACACCGAGGACCTGATGCAGGGCCGCCTGCCCGAGCAGCAGGTGACTGCGCGGCACCTCGACAGCAGTAGCGGCACCGTGACCGTCAACGACTTCGGCGCCCCGCCGGCCCACTTGTCGCCGGCGGAAAAGGCCAACTTCTTCCTGCGCATCCACATGTTGCACCGCCAGCTCGAACTGCACGAGCGGTTCATGCTGCACCCGCGCGTGCTCGACGTGCTGGAGGTGCTGATCGGGCCCGATCTGCTGGCGCTGCAGACGATGCTCTTCCTGAAGCCCGCGGGCTCGGCCGGGCAGGGGTGGCACCAGGACAGCTACTACATCCCCACGCACCCCGACACGCTCTGCGGCGCGTGGATTGCGATCGACGACTGCGACGAGCGCAACGGCGCGATGTGGTTCGCCAAGGGCAGCGGCAACGAGCCGGTCTACCCGCCCTGCCCGGAGGTGGGTTACGGGTTTGGTGAGAAGCTGCTCAGCGACATCCGCTACATCAATGGCGCGTCGAACACCGACGACACGAAGAACGCCCTGTCCCCGATCGCCGACCGGTACGACCAAGTGCTGGCGCCGATGAAGGCGGGAGACGTGGCGTTCTTCAACGGGCACGTGCTGCACCGCAGCAAGCAGAACTGGTCGACCGACCGATTCCGCCGAAGCTTTGTCAGTCACTATTGCAACGCGCGCAGCTTCACGTATTGGGGGTCGGACGAGTCGCAGCCGAACAAGGGTAAGGACCCGGTCACCGGTGGCGTCAACGCCAGCCATATCCTGGCTCGCGGCAACACGCACCTGCCGTTCGCGGTGCCGAAGTTCGGCACCCCGTGCGCCGCGCTGCAACCTGCCGACGAACGCAGCCGCGCCAGTGAGTTCGCCGCCCGCACGATCGCCAGCATGAACAACGGCCTGATGGGCTGCGCGATCGCCGACCCGACCGTGGAACACGACCATCACGATGACGATGACGCAGATGCCAAAGCGCCATCCATGGGTGGGACGATGGGTGGTGGCATGGGTGGGACGATGGGCGGTGGCATGGGTGGCGGCATGGGAATGGGCGGGGTGAAGTAG